Proteins found in one Thalassomonas actiniarum genomic segment:
- the metF gene encoding methylenetetrahydrofolate reductase, with protein MGYSHAREVESLNRSLSEISKDIQVSFEFFPPNSPEMETTLWNSIERLAPLKPSFVSVTYGAGSGTRDRTHDVIKRIQKDTALIAAPHLTCIDAGKEELVQIAKDYWQSGVRHIVALRGDLPNSSEKPSMYASDLVELLKSVADFDISVAAYPEGHPEAPNPQFDLLNLKRKVESGANRAISQFFFDIESYLRFRDRCVTVGIDVEIIPGILPVTNYKMLERFAGLTNVHVPSWMPKMYEGLDDDETTRRLVGANIAMEQVKVLNKEGVKNFHFYTLNRAELTYAICHTLGIRP; from the coding sequence ATGGGCTATAGCCACGCCAGAGAAGTTGAGTCGTTAAACCGCAGTTTAAGTGAGATCAGTAAAGACATTCAGGTATCGTTTGAATTTTTTCCGCCTAACTCCCCTGAGATGGAAACTACTTTATGGAATTCAATTGAACGCCTGGCGCCGTTAAAGCCCAGCTTTGTGTCCGTAACCTATGGTGCCGGCAGCGGCACCCGGGACCGTACCCATGATGTGATCAAACGCATACAAAAAGATACCGCCTTAATTGCCGCTCCGCATTTGACCTGTATTGATGCCGGTAAGGAAGAGCTGGTACAAATCGCCAAAGATTACTGGCAAAGCGGTGTTCGCCATATTGTCGCGCTGCGTGGGGATTTGCCCAACAGCAGCGAAAAGCCGAGCATGTATGCCAGCGATCTGGTGGAACTGTTAAAGTCGGTGGCAGACTTTGATATTTCCGTTGCCGCCTACCCGGAAGGGCATCCGGAAGCGCCAAACCCGCAATTTGATTTATTGAATTTAAAGCGCAAGGTGGAATCGGGCGCCAACCGGGCCATCAGCCAGTTCTTCTTTGATATCGAGTCTTATCTGCGTTTTCGCGATCGCTGTGTGACCGTGGGCATAGATGTGGAAATTATCCCGGGTATCTTACCCGTGACCAACTATAAAATGCTGGAACGTTTTGCCGGCTTAACCAATGTCCATGTACCTAGCTGGATGCCGAAAATGTACGAAGGGCTCGATGACGATGAAACCACCAGGCGTCTGGTCGGGGCCAATATAGCCATGGAGCAGGTCAAGGTACTGAATAAGGAAGGGGTAAAAAACTTCCATTTTTACACCTTAAACCGGGCGGAACTGACCTACGCCATTTGTCATACTTTAGGCATACGTCCTTAA
- a CDS encoding PEP-CTERM sorting domain-containing protein yields the protein MKSNFLKTAVAGLILSASTLASQAYAGAIDLNSWSQQGNAGNGNWTVAPDGSSVVQSINGNPTFFVSPESFINKEFTGSFGVETSSDDDFVGFVFGYNGLDDFYLFDWKQGTQTVNGQVGYEGFTLSKISAGADVTSLNGLWGHNGTGITVLDTDYGSDRGWADNTVYEFTLGYTDTEINIGINGGDFVNEQIFSISGLNNQAGSFGFYNMSQATVRYSGFEEDTCTENCGTVPEPSTLAIFALSLMGIGARRFKK from the coding sequence ATGAAATCTAACTTCTTAAAAACTGCTGTAGCCGGCCTAATCCTTTCTGCCAGCACTTTAGCGAGTCAAGCCTATGCAGGCGCTATCGACTTAAATTCCTGGTCACAGCAGGGCAATGCCGGTAACGGTAACTGGACAGTTGCTCCTGACGGCTCTTCGGTTGTGCAGTCTATCAACGGCAACCCTACCTTTTTTGTCAGTCCGGAATCTTTTATCAATAAAGAGTTTACCGGTTCTTTTGGTGTAGAAACCTCCAGTGACGATGATTTTGTCGGTTTTGTTTTCGGCTACAACGGTCTGGACGACTTCTACCTGTTTGACTGGAAACAGGGTACACAAACGGTGAACGGTCAGGTAGGTTATGAAGGTTTTACCTTATCTAAAATTTCTGCCGGCGCCGATGTTACTTCATTAAACGGTTTATGGGGCCATAACGGCACAGGCATTACCGTTTTAGATACAGATTACGGCAGTGACCGCGGCTGGGCAGATAATACCGTTTACGAATTCACTTTGGGTTATACCGATACCGAAATCAATATCGGCATCAACGGCGGCGACTTCGTCAACGAGCAAATTTTCAGCATTTCAGGTTTGAACAACCAGGCCGGCAGCTTCGGCTTTTATAACATGTCTCAGGCAACCGTAAGATACAGCGGTTTCGAAGAAGATACCTGTACCGAAAATTGCGGTACCGTACCTGAGCCTTCTACTTTAGCCATTTTTGCCTTAAGCCTGATGGGTATCGGTGCCCGCCGCTTTAAAAAATAA
- a CDS encoding alanine/glycine:cation symporter family protein, which produces MKKLLSTILLLLPGMQARAADLSIDQQIDQLLRPVAALFTGIIFYSVDIAGTQFPLIVLWLIAAAVAFTGYFGFINIRGFKHSCKVIKGDYSDPRDPGEVSHFQALATALSGTVGLGNIAGVAIAVSIGGPGATFWMIIAGFMGMSTKFLECSLGVKYRVITAKGEVHGGPMYYLKTGLAELGFKTQGKILASFFAVCCVVASLCGSNMLQSNQAYQQFVVALGNTGFWSDKGWLFGAILAVIIGVVIIGGIKSIAKVTSKVVPLMAGLYLSAAVFILIYHYSEIPRAFGLIINGAFNPEGVAGGIIGVMIQGFKRSTFSSEAGVGAASIAHATASTKEPIREGYVALLEPFIDTIVICTITALVIVITGVYQSTDGLDGVALTSSAFASVIWWFPYVLSVAVLMFAISTMISWAYYGSIAWGYLVGDSKILDLCYKLIFCLCTAIGASVSLDAVIAISDSMFFSMAIANIIGLYLLAPGIKQDLKAYQAKYTAKN; this is translated from the coding sequence ATGAAAAAACTACTCTCAACGATTTTATTGCTACTGCCGGGCATGCAGGCCCGTGCGGCAGACTTGTCCATCGACCAGCAGATAGACCAGCTACTGCGTCCGGTGGCGGCGCTTTTTACCGGCATTATTTTTTACAGCGTAGACATCGCCGGCACGCAATTCCCGTTAATCGTGCTCTGGCTGATCGCCGCCGCCGTGGCTTTTACCGGCTATTTTGGTTTCATCAATATTCGCGGCTTTAAACACTCATGCAAGGTGATCAAAGGCGATTATTCCGATCCAAGAGATCCCGGTGAAGTCAGCCATTTTCAGGCCTTAGCCACCGCCCTTTCAGGCACCGTAGGTTTGGGCAATATTGCCGGGGTGGCCATTGCCGTGTCCATCGGCGGCCCGGGTGCCACCTTCTGGATGATCATCGCCGGCTTTATGGGCATGTCGACCAAGTTCCTCGAATGCAGCCTGGGGGTAAAATACCGGGTGATCACCGCCAAAGGCGAGGTACACGGCGGCCCCATGTATTATCTAAAAACCGGCCTGGCGGAGCTGGGCTTTAAAACCCAGGGTAAAATACTGGCGAGTTTTTTCGCGGTATGCTGCGTGGTTGCTTCCCTGTGCGGCAGCAATATGCTGCAGTCAAACCAGGCCTATCAGCAGTTTGTGGTCGCCTTGGGCAATACCGGTTTCTGGAGTGACAAAGGCTGGTTATTCGGCGCGATATTGGCGGTGATTATCGGTGTCGTGATCATAGGCGGCATTAAAAGTATCGCCAAAGTAACCTCCAAAGTGGTGCCGCTGATGGCGGGACTTTATTTGTCTGCCGCCGTGTTTATTCTTATCTATCATTACAGTGAAATTCCCCGTGCTTTTGGCCTGATCATCAACGGCGCCTTTAATCCCGAGGGTGTCGCCGGCGGCATTATCGGTGTGATGATCCAGGGCTTTAAACGCTCGACTTTCTCCAGTGAAGCCGGGGTGGGTGCGGCCTCTATCGCCCATGCCACCGCCTCCACCAAAGAGCCTATCCGCGAAGGTTATGTCGCCCTGCTCGAGCCTTTTATCGATACTATCGTCATTTGCACCATCACCGCCCTGGTGATCGTCATCACCGGCGTTTACCAGAGCACAGACGGCCTGGACGGCGTTGCCCTGACCTCAAGCGCCTTTGCCAGCGTGATCTGGTGGTTCCCTTATGTACTCAGCGTGGCGGTATTGATGTTTGCCATCTCCACCATGATTTCCTGGGCCTATTACGGCTCTATTGCCTGGGGTTACCTGGTGGGTGACTCTAAAATTTTAGACCTGTGCTATAAACTGATCTTTTGCCTGTGTACCGCCATCGGCGCTTCGGTGAGCCTGGATGCGGTGATCGCCATTTCCGATTCTATGTTCTTTTCCATGGCCATAGCCAACATCATCGGCCTTTACCTGCTCGCCCCCGGTATCAAACAGGATTTAAAGGCCTATCAGGCGAAATATACCGCGAAAAACTGA
- the argE gene encoding acetylornithine deacetylase encodes MKNLPDFTDSLKQLIASPSISSTQSSWDQGNLDIIQLLATWFEQLGFSIQIQPVPHSNNKYNMLARLGSGEGGLLLAGHSDTVPFDEDRWHSDPLSLTSRNDKFYGLGTCDMKGFFAFILQASRQLDAKKLQKPLYVLATADEETTMAGARFFAQSQLIKPDVAIIGEPTSLVPVIMHKGHMSHRITVQGQSGHSSQPALGVNAIEIIYQVIGRLIRLKDTLEQNYHNDAFDVPAPTLNLGAIQGGDNANRICGFCSLDLDLRSLPGISDDELIHWLNDSLKELAESYPGRINIEELHPSSPSFEQKKPSKLISLAEEISGHQCCAVNYATEAPYIQQLGCQTIVLGPGSIEQAHQGDEYLAFDQITKTEELLMKMIQHYCL; translated from the coding sequence ATGAAAAATTTACCTGATTTTACCGACTCTCTGAAACAACTGATCGCCAGCCCTTCCATCAGCTCGACACAAAGCAGCTGGGATCAGGGAAATCTTGATATTATCCAATTACTTGCTACCTGGTTTGAACAGCTGGGGTTTAGTATTCAGATACAGCCAGTGCCCCATAGCAATAATAAATATAATATGCTGGCCAGACTCGGCAGCGGCGAAGGCGGGTTATTATTGGCGGGACACAGTGATACCGTACCTTTTGATGAAGACCGCTGGCATTCCGATCCCCTGAGCCTGACCAGTAGAAATGATAAATTCTACGGCCTGGGCACCTGTGATATGAAAGGCTTTTTCGCCTTTATTCTCCAGGCCAGCCGTCAACTTGATGCCAAAAAACTGCAAAAGCCTTTATATGTACTGGCCACCGCCGATGAAGAAACCACTATGGCCGGGGCACGTTTTTTTGCCCAAAGCCAGTTGATCAAACCCGATGTCGCCATTATCGGCGAGCCCACCAGTTTAGTGCCCGTGATAATGCACAAGGGACATATGTCGCACCGCATCACGGTCCAGGGACAGTCGGGGCATTCCAGCCAACCGGCATTGGGGGTTAATGCCATTGAAATCATCTACCAGGTCATCGGCCGCCTGATAAGGTTAAAAGACACCTTAGAGCAAAATTACCATAACGACGCCTTTGATGTGCCTGCCCCTACCCTGAATCTGGGGGCGATACAAGGCGGCGATAACGCCAACCGGATCTGCGGCTTCTGCTCTTTGGATTTAGATCTGCGCTCCCTGCCAGGTATCAGCGATGACGAACTGATCCACTGGCTCAATGATAGCCTGAAAGAACTGGCCGAAAGCTACCCTGGACGTATTAACATCGAAGAATTGCATCCCAGCTCTCCCAGCTTCGAGCAGAAAAAACCCAGTAAACTCATCAGCCTGGCGGAAGAAATCAGCGGCCATCAATGCTGCGCGGTAAACTATGCCACCGAAGCCCCCTATATCCAGCAGCTGGGATGCCAGACCATAGTTCTGGGGCCGGGTTCTATAGAGCAGGCGCATCAGGGAGATGAATACCTGGCGTTTGATCAGATCACTAAAACTGAAGAGTTGCTGATGAAAATGATCCAACATTATTGCCTGTAG
- the ctlX gene encoding citrulline utilization hydrolase CtlX: MKNYHQAPAAVVMIRPHHFCPNPQTAADNAFQKRHQAPVDGDIKSKALAQVDTAAEILARHGVKVILFDDETRTTPDSVFPNNWFSTHENGAVGIYPMYCENRRRERREDILAQLGREYRVRQTFDYARFESQGLFLEGTGAMVLDHINRIAYAVKSKRMSDWLLNHFCRDFNYQAVAFHASDENNVDVYHTNVLMCIGTGFVMIGSELIKDGGERRRVMQNLQLGGREVIELTLAQIRQFAGNALELATAQGNILAISQTAFNSLNPEQISRIEKYVRIVPLDVSTIELAGGSIRCMLAGIHLPRKSESLAG; this comes from the coding sequence ATGAAAAATTACCATCAGGCACCGGCCGCCGTGGTCATGATCCGTCCCCATCATTTTTGTCCTAATCCACAAACAGCGGCAGATAATGCCTTTCAAAAAAGGCACCAAGCCCCCGTCGATGGCGATATTAAAAGCAAAGCCCTGGCGCAGGTGGATACCGCCGCAGAAATCCTGGCCCGGCACGGGGTTAAGGTGATTTTATTTGATGATGAAACCAGAACCACGCCGGATTCCGTGTTTCCCAATAACTGGTTCAGTACTCATGAAAACGGGGCTGTGGGCATTTATCCCATGTATTGTGAAAACCGTCGTCGGGAAAGGAGGGAGGATATTCTGGCCCAGCTTGGCAGGGAATACCGGGTCAGACAAACCTTTGATTATGCCCGCTTTGAAAGTCAGGGACTTTTTCTGGAAGGCACGGGAGCCATGGTACTGGATCATATAAACCGTATTGCCTATGCGGTGAAGTCGAAACGCATGAGTGACTGGTTGCTTAATCACTTTTGCCGGGATTTTAACTATCAGGCAGTGGCTTTTCATGCCAGCGATGAAAACAATGTAGATGTCTATCACACCAATGTTTTGATGTGTATCGGCACCGGCTTTGTCATGATTGGCTCTGAGCTGATTAAAGACGGGGGTGAACGCCGTCGGGTGATGCAGAATCTGCAACTGGGGGGCAGGGAGGTGATAGAGCTTACTTTGGCTCAGATCAGGCAATTTGCCGGTAATGCCCTGGAGCTGGCGACAGCGCAGGGTAATATCCTGGCGATATCGCAAACGGCCTTTAATTCTCTAAACCCGGAGCAAATAAGTAGGATTGAAAAATACGTAAGAATTGTGCCGCTGGATGTCTCCACCATAGAGCTGGCGGGCGGTTCTATCCGTTGTATGCTGGCGGGTATACATTTACCGCGAAAAAGTGAATCCCTGGCTGGGTAG
- a CDS encoding Lrp/AsnC family transcriptional regulator produces the protein MSDLDNIDRQLISLLRADARTSVSQLAKTIDVSRATVQNRINRLEKRGVITGYTALVSPGTNEQVSLIRALMNIELKGTSTKNIKQALMAEPSVCAIHTTNGRWDMIAELQTRSLEEFDQVLGRIRNINEVSASETSILLSSHRISSQEL, from the coding sequence ATGAGTGATTTGGACAATATCGATCGGCAGTTAATCAGCCTGCTAAGGGCGGATGCCAGGACCTCGGTTTCCCAACTGGCGAAAACCATTGATGTCTCCCGTGCCACGGTGCAAAACCGTATTAACCGCCTGGAAAAAAGGGGAGTGATCACCGGATATACCGCCCTGGTTTCGCCGGGAACCAACGAACAGGTCTCTTTGATCCGCGCCTTGATGAATATTGAACTTAAAGGCACTTCCACTAAAAATATCAAACAGGCACTCATGGCTGAGCCGAGTGTGTGTGCCATTCATACTACTAACGGCCGCTGGGATATGATTGCCGAATTGCAAACCAGATCACTGGAAGAATTTGACCAGGTGCTGGGGCGGATACGTAATATCAATGAAGTTTCTGCTTCGGAAACCAGCATTTTATTGTCGAGTCACAGGATCAGTTCGCAGGAGTTGTAG
- the metJ gene encoding met regulon transcriptional regulator MetJ, with the protein MAEWNAEYINPYAEHGKKSEQVKKITVSIPLRVLKVLTDERTRRQVNNLRHATNSELLCEAFLHAFTGQPLPDDADLAKDNNEKLPASVRKALEAKGITDFSIYETEEE; encoded by the coding sequence ATGGCAGAGTGGAATGCCGAATACATTAATCCATACGCCGAGCATGGGAAAAAAAGCGAGCAGGTGAAAAAAATCACTGTTTCTATCCCTTTGCGTGTTTTAAAAGTATTAACGGATGAAAGAACCCGTAGACAAGTCAACAACTTACGTCATGCGACTAATAGTGAACTATTATGCGAAGCTTTTTTGCATGCCTTTACCGGACAACCGTTACCGGACGATGCAGACTTAGCCAAGGATAATAATGAGAAATTACCGGCAAGCGTAAGAAAAGCACTTGAAGCAAAAGGTATAACTGATTTCAGTATTTACGAAACAGAAGAAGAATAA
- the metL gene encoding bifunctional aspartate kinase/homoserine dehydrogenase II has protein sequence MTQINTLEQVDFAQNNLEKHSVNVHKFGGSSLATPECIERVISIIRQHCQLNDIIVVSANGKTTDLLLSLHQLALSGELLDTSLALLKEQQSALIFALLNADNASRLAGELEQDINQLVAWLSDNPLAFESDILALGEVWSARLLSALLNERICRSYYLDARDFLVINNARECRVDNPVSQANLANSRQGQKLAVITGFICKDQAGNSCTLGRNGSDYSATILASLLSAKNVTLWTDVDGIYSADPRVVPAARKLHRLPNAVARELGRLGNPVLHKKTLQPLTDDFSGTGSHLHVASSFDTKAAATEIGEFGQIARQELSVTHLNDLLLVSCEALKGSVAADVIAELSPVYSDKKQGQLVILASQQQALTNALAVLGAEVIFTPVSLIAAVGYQVALRLDIYGRFKRALKNDRVLRFVNSKQEHSIIALLPQETTPELLNKVHHEIVKDARHLGLVVAGLGNIGQRFLELLPAQLARVPALENVHLVGLVSSKKALIHTDGLDVSSALADFSEQATDYTNQDLVSWLKHHPYDEMILVDITPSEAFSFLYDEFFDLGIHVIGANKWAASASTDTYRALKNKAGKSGSLWLGNTTVGAGLPVNYALDDLIYSGDQITEISGVFSGTLSWLFEHYDAQKPFSVLLKEALAQGITEPDPREDLSGRDVQRKLLILARAAGFELSLEDINCQNLVPESLQGLSTEAFLQQADALDGYFEQQYRQAKEQQACIRYIARFSLEQGKVKAGVSLEVLARDDAFANLTPCDNIFQIKSHWYRDNPLIIRGPGAGRDVTAGGLHSDLVKACRQLVNKQHQVTLKGIN, from the coding sequence ATGACTCAGATAAATACTCTGGAGCAAGTTGATTTTGCTCAAAATAACTTAGAAAAACACAGCGTTAATGTTCATAAGTTCGGTGGCAGCAGTTTAGCAACGCCCGAGTGTATCGAGCGGGTGATCTCCATTATCCGTCAGCACTGCCAGCTTAATGACATCATAGTGGTTTCTGCGAACGGCAAAACCACAGATCTGCTTTTGTCCCTGCATCAGCTGGCCCTGAGCGGCGAGTTATTGGACACCTCACTGGCTTTACTGAAAGAGCAGCAAAGCGCATTGATTTTTGCCTTATTGAATGCCGACAATGCCAGTCGCCTGGCGGGAGAGTTAGAGCAGGATATCAATCAGCTGGTTGCCTGGTTAAGTGATAATCCGCTTGCCTTTGAAAGCGATATCCTCGCCCTGGGGGAAGTATGGTCAGCCCGGTTATTATCGGCTTTATTAAATGAGCGTATCTGCCGCAGTTATTATCTTGATGCCCGGGATTTTCTGGTGATTAATAATGCGCGGGAATGCCGGGTCGATAATCCGGTAAGCCAAGCCAATTTAGCAAACAGCCGCCAGGGGCAAAAACTGGCGGTGATCACCGGGTTTATCTGTAAAGATCAGGCGGGCAACTCTTGTACTTTGGGGCGAAACGGCAGTGATTATTCGGCAACAATTCTTGCGTCTCTATTATCGGCGAAAAACGTCACCCTGTGGACGGATGTCGATGGCATCTATAGTGCCGACCCCAGGGTGGTACCTGCTGCCCGCAAATTGCACCGCTTGCCCAATGCCGTTGCGCGGGAGTTAGGACGCCTGGGCAACCCGGTTTTACATAAGAAAACCTTGCAACCGTTAACGGATGATTTCAGCGGCACCGGCAGTCATTTACATGTAGCCAGCAGTTTTGATACTAAAGCGGCGGCAACGGAAATCGGCGAATTTGGCCAGATTGCCCGTCAGGAATTGTCGGTGACCCACCTTAATGATTTACTTCTGGTCAGCTGTGAAGCCCTTAAAGGCAGCGTGGCGGCTGATGTTATTGCTGAACTCTCACCTGTCTATAGCGATAAAAAACAGGGACAGTTGGTGATCTTAGCCTCACAGCAACAAGCCTTGACCAATGCTTTGGCTGTGCTTGGCGCTGAAGTGATTTTCACCCCGGTGAGTTTAATTGCTGCCGTGGGTTATCAGGTAGCCTTGCGCCTGGATATTTATGGCCGCTTTAAGCGTGCCCTGAAAAATGACCGGGTGCTGCGCTTTGTTAATTCTAAGCAGGAGCACAGCATTATCGCCCTTCTGCCGCAAGAAACCACACCTGAATTATTAAACAAGGTTCATCACGAAATCGTTAAAGATGCCCGTCACCTTGGCCTGGTAGTGGCCGGTTTAGGCAATATCGGCCAGCGCTTTCTTGAGCTGCTGCCGGCCCAGTTAGCCCGGGTACCTGCGCTGGAAAATGTACATCTGGTGGGCCTGGTCAGTTCTAAAAAAGCCCTGATCCATACCGACGGCCTGGATGTCAGCTCGGCGTTGGCGGATTTCAGTGAACAGGCCACAGACTATACTAATCAAGACTTGGTGAGCTGGCTTAAGCATCACCCTTATGATGAGATGATCCTGGTGGATATTACCCCGAGTGAAGCCTTCAGTTTTCTTTATGATGAGTTTTTCGACTTAGGCATTCATGTGATCGGCGCCAATAAGTGGGCGGCCTCTGCCAGTACGGACACTTACCGGGCGTTAAAAAATAAGGCCGGGAAAAGCGGCAGTTTATGGCTGGGCAATACCACAGTCGGTGCCGGTTTGCCGGTGAACTATGCCCTTGATGATTTAATCTATAGCGGCGACCAGATCACGGAAATTTCCGGAGTTTTCTCCGGTACTTTGTCCTGGTTATTCGAACATTACGATGCACAGAAGCCTTTTTCTGTGCTGTTAAAAGAAGCCTTGGCACAGGGGATCACTGAGCCGGATCCCAGGGAAGATCTTTCCGGGCGGGATGTGCAACGCAAGTTATTGATCCTGGCCCGGGCCGCGGGTTTTGAATTATCACTTGAAGATATCAATTGCCAGAACCTGGTGCCGGAATCCTTGCAAGGGCTGAGTACTGAGGCATTTTTGCAACAAGCGGATGCACTCGACGGTTATTTCGAGCAGCAATACCGGCAGGCAAAAGAACAGCAAGCCTGTATCCGTTATATTGCCAGGTTCTCGCTGGAGCAGGGCAAAGTCAAAGCCGGAGTCTCGCTGGAGGTTTTAGCTCGCGATGATGCCTTTGCCAACCTGACCCCCTGCGACAATATTTTTCAAATCAAAAGCCACTGGTATCGGGATAATCCTTTGATCATTCGCGGCCCGGGAGCCGGGCGGGATGTTACCGCAGGGGGATTACATTCAGATCTGGTAAAAGCCTGCCGGCAACTGGTGAACAAACAACATCAAGTAACACTTAAGGGGATAAACTAA
- the metB gene encoding cystathionine gamma-synthase — protein MANNKTATIAVRAGINNDKHHGAVVAPIHLSSTYSLTGFNEKREFDYSRTGNPTRATFAEAVAELEQGAHGIVTSTGMSSVHLLCQLLAVDDLVVIPHDCYGGSYRLFSHLEKRGLFKLVVVDQNDSDALEQALAQKPKLVLIETPSNPLLRIVDIKAVTEASQKAGALVAVDNTFLSPVLQQPLLLGADIVFHSTTKYINGHSDVVGGVLVTKDKELGEQLAWWANCIGITGSAFDSYLSLRGLKTLPIRMKQHQSNADAVAKFLAGHPAVEQVYYPGLADHPGHAIARKQQKSFGGMLSFEVKGGVEAVKVLFDNLSLFTLAQSLGGVESLISHPSTMTHAGMDLEAQLVAGISQSLVRISVGIEDIDDIINDLDAGLTASQSGLDNTGPEKKFTDKASTASNSEPGLRVVADNDQQTKPFSFNPALASLW, from the coding sequence ATGGCTAATAACAAAACAGCAACAATTGCCGTCAGGGCAGGTATAAATAATGATAAGCATCATGGTGCTGTGGTTGCGCCAATTCACTTATCCAGTACATATTCCTTAACCGGCTTTAACGAAAAGCGCGAGTTTGATTATTCCCGCACCGGCAACCCCACCCGTGCGACTTTTGCCGAGGCGGTGGCGGAGCTGGAGCAGGGCGCCCATGGCATAGTCACCAGTACCGGCATGTCTTCGGTGCATTTATTGTGTCAGCTATTGGCCGTGGATGATCTCGTGGTGATCCCCCACGACTGCTATGGCGGCAGCTACCGCCTATTCAGCCACCTGGAAAAAAGAGGGCTGTTCAAATTGGTTGTGGTGGATCAAAACGACAGTGATGCCCTCGAGCAAGCCTTAGCGCAAAAACCTAAACTGGTCTTGATTGAAACCCCGAGCAATCCTTTGCTTAGGATCGTGGACATTAAAGCGGTTACCGAAGCAAGCCAAAAAGCCGGTGCCCTGGTGGCGGTCGACAATACTTTCTTATCCCCGGTGTTGCAGCAACCTTTATTGCTGGGCGCGGATATAGTTTTTCATTCCACTACTAAATATATCAATGGTCACAGCGATGTTGTCGGCGGCGTATTAGTCACAAAAGATAAAGAGCTGGGAGAGCAGCTGGCCTGGTGGGCAAACTGTATCGGTATTACCGGCTCAGCTTTTGACAGCTATTTGAGTTTACGCGGCCTGAAAACCCTGCCGATCAGAATGAAGCAACATCAAAGCAATGCCGATGCCGTGGCCAAGTTTTTAGCCGGACACCCGGCGGTTGAGCAGGTGTATTACCCCGGCCTGGCGGATCACCCCGGCCATGCTATTGCCCGTAAACAGCAAAAGTCTTTCGGCGGTATGCTCAGTTTTGAAGTTAAAGGCGGTGTCGAAGCCGTTAAAGTCCTGTTTGACAATTTATCCCTGTTTACCCTGGCCCAGTCCCTAGGCGGTGTGGAGAGCCTAATCAGCCATCCTTCAACCATGACCCATGCCGGAATGGATCTTGAAGCCCAGTTAGTGGCGGGGATCAGCCAGTCGCTGGTGCGTATTTCTGTCGGTATAGAAGATATCGACGACATTATTAACGATCTTGATGCCGGGTTAACTGCCAGCCAGTCAGGCCTCGATAATACTGGCCCTGAAAAAAAGTTTACTGACAAGGCATCTACTGCAAGCAACTCAGAGCCAGGCCTGAGGGTTGTGGCAGATAATGATCAGCAAACAAAACCTTTTAGTTTTAATCCTGCACTGGCGAGCTTGTGGTAA